The genomic segment AAAGCCATATAAACATATAACGTCAATTCCAGTTCAACGATCATGTACCAATCATTCAGAAacttgcaacaacaacaacagcaacaaaaaaacagagagaagggAATCGAATGAAATTGGATAAAGCGGAAGAGCGTACCACTCTTTGAATAAAGAAGGCTTCTCTCCCTTTGAGAAGTTACAGAAGAAGCTAAAGAGTTTCGAGCATCAATGGTCATGCGACGACGGAGAAAGCCGCCGACATTATTGGGGAAGAGTTAAAATTATTACAGGAAGACCAAACATGGGGTCCACATGACATAAACCCACTGCGTACAGCTGGCCGACCGATCTGGATTAGACCATGTTGTCGGAATTATATACTGTagtaaacaaattttatattatgaGACTAATGGGTTGGGCCCTTTAGTACATTAGCTTTTTAGGCCTGTTAAGTAACTTTGCTTTATTgtcaagtttttgttttgtttggttcaTTTTATTAAGAAATTCATCTTATCATTATTTATACTTTTTGATCCATGTTTATGTTTATTCACTTCACCTGGtacaaattttaagtttttatgcCTTTATTTCTATTTCTGAAGATATTAAAACAAATCTGGCATATGAAGTCAACTATCATCCCTCTCGACCCAATCCATGTATAGAATATCTGTCTTCTTATCTTCTGTCTGAGATAGGTATCATGAAGGGTTATGTTTTATACCAAGGCCCATATATTACTAACTTGTTTGGGTTTGGCCCATATATTACTAACTTGTTTGGGTTTAGTTTGTGTAGTTCAGGTTTTGAGCTTAAGGATATAGAAATTGGTCACTAGATGAAGATCACTTCATGTCAGACAAATAAGATCTATCTGCTTATTTCTTCGAAGATTATGAATTAAGTTACATAAGCGTTAGAAAAAGtgaagaacaagaaaaaaaagatcaatgcgttttttataagaagaaaaaattacTTAAGGGATAATCATATCATATACATGTCAATTTCATGTACATACGATTAACCATATACTATTTTGAAATCAAAttgataaaagtaaaaataatgagaaaaaaaaaaaacaggaaagtAAATCGTGCAAATGCCTCTCATTGATCAAATGAACAGAATAATCCAAACTCTTTTGTTGCATTATTTCGCAAACGTTAACTTAGGCTCCAGCGTAAGGGTTGGCAGGTTTGGGTGTGTTCTTGACGAGACCACACTGGAGGCTTGTCTCAGGCATGTTGTATTCATCTCTAAGTGATTTCTCTGGAGACAAGATACTAGCGTAAAGCTGCTGTCCTAAGTAACGTCTCTCGGTGTTCTCAGATCGAATGTTCCACATTCCACAGTTATCAAATGTGAGCAAGATTGCTGCCCAACATTTTGGGTACACTTGGACTGTGTGTCTGCTCACCGCGTCCAAGAGGTTGTagttctttctcttctctggGGTCCAAGTCCCTGGCTCAACACTTTATAAATACACAATTAGGTTAAAACGATAAGTTACTTGTAACGCAAGTTagtatttgtttgtttgtttgtttcactTACGCAACGGCAAAGAAAGAGTAACCGTCCAAGTGCCAAGACTGAACAGTCTTCTCGTGATTCTCGAACACCACCTCAACGAAGGTACGGTGAGTGATGTTAAGAACGTTTGGCTCGATCctgatgttcttgatctcttctGGGGTAGGGTTATCGGTGATGATGTTGTACTTAAAGACCTTGTCGGCAATACCAAAGTACTCAGCAAGCTTCAAAGGGGTTTCGGGCTCTGTGTGGGAGACTCCGTTCAATGCGTACCTAAGCTTACCATCGACCTTGGCCTGAGTGTTCACGAGCTTTATGGTGCGTGTGATGTTGATCTTTCCATAATGGTAAGATCCCTGAGGGTTAGGCCTAGCTGCACTAGCGGTCAAGTTCCACCTGAATGATCGGAACTGGTTCAACGACCAAGCCCATCCGACAGGACCAGCAGGAAGCTGCGTAGAGGCCTGTCCTTTGCCTCCTTCGTAGCGGAGAAGACCGGTTGTTGTAACAATCTTCTTCAAGAACCTAGAGGATGCAACCATGTAGTAATCTTTAGGTTCTTGATTAGCCGTGACGATGGTACCGAAGCACTGGCCAACGTGGACGTCAAGAGAGTCGTAATCGTTTTGCAGAACGTGCGATCCTTCCATCTCAACAAGCttcatcttatgattctgaaTCCTAAAGTTGAGGGATGTCTTGATACCCACGTTACAGATCCTAACCCTATAAGTCTTTCCAGGTTTCAAGGTGAAGAGCGGTGCATCGGATCCGTCGCCTTTCCCGGACTTTCCGTTGATGACAATACCGTCTGGACGACCGAGAGTACGACCACCGTCGAGGAATTTCTTTAGCTGGGTGTGGCTCTTGGTGTACCAGTCACCGATGAGGACGGTGTAGTCATCTTCTGGATCAGCATAAGGGACTGGGATGAGGAGACGGCTGTTGACACGGAGGCCACCGTATCCACCGGCGGCACGGTGCATACCGGTGGTTGGGTAGTAGAAATAGCTTCCGATCTGATCCTTAGGCTGGAAATGGTAAGTGAAGTTGGTTCCGGGCATGATCGGACACATAGTCCCTTGAGTCCCATCTTGCCAGCAATTCTTCCTGTGCTGGATCCCATTCCTAAAACGCACAAGAATAATATTATTAGGTATTCTTCCAGATGAACACATCTGATTAGTTGAACCTAGGATCCGCTTTGGCCAGAGTCTGATGAAATATTCGTCTTAATATCcaaatttagttattataataGCTCGGATTGTTCCCAAATCCTCAAACaaattgttaaatttattttaaaaacgtTAATGCATAATGACTCTCTAAATCTAAAATCTGGTCTGGCCGTGGCTGGACCTCTACACAtgtgaaataaataatattttggtgAGATTGATGGTTATTACCAAGTGAGGAGGAAGGGTTCGTCAAGGTTGTTAAAGACATTGATGATAACATTGTTGTTAGATGTAGAGTTGATGTTGGGACCAGGGAACTGGCCGTTGATTAGAATGACTTGTTGTGGAACGCCTAGAGGAGAGGCGGTTCCATAGGTCACGTTCCATACATGGTGGAAGTAAGGGTCTTCAGCTCGGACCACGACCGTTGCGGCTGCGGCCAGGTAGAGGCACGCGGCCAAGATTTTAACCCCTCGCATATAcaactttttatgttttttccgTGGAGGGTGGTATTAGTTGGTTATTGTTGTTTGATTATGCTTTGAGGTTTGAATTTCGAGTTGTGGAAATGTTCGAGGGCA from the Raphanus sativus cultivar WK10039 unplaced genomic scaffold, ASM80110v3 Scaffold0680, whole genome shotgun sequence genome contains:
- the LOC130502723 gene encoding L-ascorbate oxidase homolog is translated as MRGVKILAACLYLAAAATVVVRAEDPYFHHVWNVTYGTASPLGVPQQVILINGQFPGPNINSTSNNNVIINVFNNLDEPFLLTWNGIQHRKNCWQDGTQGTMCPIMPGTNFTYHFQPKDQIGSYFYYPTTGMHRAAGGYGGLRVNSRLLIPVPYADPEDDYTVLIGDWYTKSHTQLKKFLDGGRTLGRPDGIVINGKSGKGDGSDAPLFTLKPGKTYRVRICNVGIKTSLNFRIQNHKMKLVEMEGSHVLQNDYDSLDVHVGQCFGTIVTANQEPKDYYMVASSRFLKKIVTTTGLLRYEGGKGQASTQLPAGPVGWAWSLNQFRSFRWNLTASAARPNPQGSYHYGKINITRTIKLVNTQAKVDGKLRYALNGVSHTEPETPLKLAEYFGIADKVFKYNIITDNPTPEEIKNIRIEPNVLNITHRTFVEVVFENHEKTVQSWHLDGYSFFAVAVEPGTWTPEKRKNYNLLDAVSRHTVQVYPKCWAAILLTFDNCGMWNIRSENTERRYLGQQLYASILSPEKSLRDEYNMPETSLQCGLVKNTPKPANPYAGA